GCATCCCGAAGTTCAGACGCCATGcgactcaagccgcccggttAGAGTACCGCCGACATCCACACCTTCTTCTTCGCCCTGGAGAATTGGATTGATGTGTTGAACATCTCTCCGCGAAGCGACATCAGGCGGTTTAACATCCTCAAGACGCAAATCACGATCAGCATTCTTCCCGAATTGCGACATTTTTTGGAGAACGTGCCCGGTACCGACCGTTACGAAGCTGCAAATTCAGCATGATTCAGCATTTCGAGAAATCATAGCGAAGCCGACTACATCGATTGCTGGCAGACATGAACCTCGGTGACCGTAAACCATCTCAACTGCTAGCTGAGATGCGACGCACGGCGAACGGAGCAATGACGGACCTCACGTTGGTCGACCTTTGGATTGGACGCCTGCCCCCTTATGTCCAATCAGCCGTTTTTGCCGCCACGAAGGATACCGAGGACAAGATAAAAGTAGCCGACGCCGTCATGGACTCGTTCGCCCTTTACCATCGGACCGGCCCATACCAAAGTGTATCGGAAGTGAGGAGTGGGGAAGTAGAGCGTCTCACTCATCAAGTGAACCAACTGAGCCAGCGATTGGAAGAAGTCCTGAGGCAGACGAACCGTCGGGAACACTCTCGACCACGACACTGGGCTAACTCATCAGCGCGGAATCCGGATTACGAGATTTGTTATTACCATCGGAACTTTGGCTAACAGGCGCGCAACTGTCGAGCTCCTTGCTCATTCCACGGCCGACGGCAAGGAAACAGCACGCCATCCCTATCATCATGACAATCCCATGACGACATCAAACGAGAGGTTCACACACTAGCCTCCGCTAGCCCTCGCCTCACTGTAGTGGACCGACGAACAAAGCAACGCTTCCTCATCGATACCGGCGCCGACGTTTCGATAATTCCTCGCCATCATAGTTCTTTTCCGTGTAAGCCATCTTCCATGAGGTTATTTGCCGCCAACAGAACACCCATCGATGTATACGGGGAATCACTGTACAGCCCGGACTTGGGACTCCTAAGAGCATTCCTGTGGAATTTCGTGATCGCGGACGTTGGGACCGCCATCATTGGAGCCGACTTTCTCCAGCATTTCCATCTCCTGGTGGATCTTCGCCGCAAGTGGCTGGTAGACGCACTAACTAAGCTGCATACGCCTGGGGAGACTGACCATAAGCTACAGTTGCTTGATGGAGGATTTTCCCGGACTAACCGCACCGATCGCACCCGGAACGCTCTTGCGAACCAACATCACCCATCGCATTGAGACTACAGGACAACCAACCTTCACATGCCCGAAGATTGTTTCCCCAGAAGTACGCTGCAGCCCGCGCGGAGTTCGAGTCCTTGGTACAACTCGGAGTGTGGCGTCCTTCAAATAGCAGTTGGGACAGCCCGCTGCACATGACCAGGAAAGCTGACGGAACTTGGCGCCCCATCGGAGATTACCGTGCCATCAACGCAAAGACGATACCCGACCGGTATCCATTGACTTTCCTGCAGAATTTTACAATGCAGTTGCAGGGAAAGATCATCTTCTCCAAGATCGACCTGCACAAAGCATATCATCAGATCCCCCTGCACACGGAAGACATCCCGAAGACGGGCATCACAACCACTTTCGGGTTGTTCGAGTTTACCACGATGCCCTTCGGTTTGAGAAATGCGGCGCAGACGTTCCAGCGGCTCATCCATGACGTCCTGAGAGGGTTGGATTACGTGTTTCCATACATCGACGACATGATAGTCGCATCATCGTCTGAGGAGGAGCATCACAAGCACCTACGGCAACTATTCCAGCGTCTCGAGCAACACCAGCTGGCCATAAATCCAGCTAAATGCGAGTTTTGCCGTAGCGAGATCACCTCCCTAGGCCACCTGGTCAACGTAGAAGGAATACGTCCTCTTCCTGAATGAGTGCAAACCATTAGCGAGATGAAGCAGCCAGCGACCATCAGGGAGCTTAAAAAATTCCTCGCTATAGTTAACTACTACCGCCGTTTTCTACCCCGCGCATTGGTGACTCAGAGCATCCTGCTGAAGATGACACCGGGAAATAAGAAGAAGGACAAAACTCCACTGGTTTGGACGCAGGAAGCCATCGAAGCATTCGACCGCTCCAAAAAATATCTGCAAACAGCTACCCTGTTGGCACACCCCGCTTCAAATGCAGAGCTATCACTTTGGACATCGGATTTCGCCGGCGGCTGTTTTACGTCAACTGGTCGACGGACAACTGCAGCCTTTAGGATTCTTCTCGAAGAAATTCAAGAAAGCCCAGTTTAAGTATTCAACATACGACAGAGAGCTGACAGTCGTCTATCTCGCTGTACTGTATCTCGCCAAAATCTGTAGCGAAGCCTTAATTTCTTCCAGATTCTGGTAAATGGACAACCGTGGCAGATATCTATAGATCGCCTAAAACCGGCCTACACAACAGACGATCCACCCGATCCGACGCCAAGACGAAAAGCACCAACGAGCATCCCGCCATCAGCCCAGCAGCCATCTCGAACCCAAGAGCCGACGTCCATTCCAGCATCACCACAGACAGTTGATCGAGCCACCACCCGCAACCCACCCCCACCGATCTTACGACGAAAGGACGACAACATATCGACCGGCATTACGAGATCACAACGCAGAGTTATAATCCCTCTGCGCTATCGGTAACACCGGTCTAAGAGGGGAGTACTATGGCGACCAAAGCGTCCTAATTAGCCAGGACACGAACATATAACACAGTGCCACCTAGGACACGAACATATAACACAGCGCCACCTAGGACGAAAAGTTTCCATTCGGGGCGAGAACAATTAGATCCTTGTTCTCCGGCAGAGAACAGTGAGATCCTTGTTTTCAGGCAGGAAACCAACCAACGGAtaggaaaaagaacaaaaataagaaatggTTTGGACAACGCTCAGCAGTATATATAAACGGTGGCATGCCCGTACCAGACACAGTTTTTCGTCCTGATCTGAAGGAAGAACAGCCAACCGGCCAAAGCAAGAAGGAAGATCAGCCAACCGGCccaagaaggaaggaagaacagCCAACCGGCcaaagaaagaaggaagacCAGCCAACCGGCCAAGGGAGGAAGGCTAGCCAACCGGccaaggaaggaaggaagttcATAATAAAAATAGGGTTCCTCCTAAAAGGAAGGGAattcctaaaaaaaacaatccgacCTTATTCACAGACAGCAGAGCAGCATGTTACACACTAAAGAACGCTCAAGAAAGAAACTATATTGATGAAATCTTATAGGACATTCTGGTCACATGCACAATTTTAAATGCAGAAATCAGATAGATTCCAGCTCATGTAGGCATAGAGGGTAATGAGATAGCAGATGAATTAGCAAAAAAGGACTTACATCCCAAAGTataatcaaaaacaaactcaGAATCTGTGATACAACTAACattataaaagcaaaaatgataGATAAAACTAAGATATGGTATAATGAAGAACGTACAAACAAGGGTAAAAAAtgggaagaatttttaaataactatCAAACTATTTCTTGATATGAGGAGGCACCACTCTCTGCTAACGAGATAAAAATTATGAACAGAATATTAACAGGACATGATTTATCCAAATATTGCTTTTCTATTAATGAAAATagcggaaaatggaaattgccAGACCTGCAACGCACCAGAAACTGGACGACACAAAATCTTTTTctgcaaaaaatacaaatcgcAACGAGATGCAAATCCGTACATAACatgggaaaaattaaataccaattggaaggaaaaaacaggaaaaactaTTTAACCGTAATGTCTACGACCAAATTTACACCCTCAAGTCTACGACtagcatacccgggtatgccatacattttgtatggcgaGTGGAACTTTTTCGTCTTAAATAAACTGTAATAACTCAGGCTGaattgaatattaaattttttaatttcgtacacagcttcttcttcttcttggcttaacgaccttagaggtcacgcgggccatttctggcttactagacttattttaccacgtagccggatagtcagtccttgctacggggggacggtccggatgggatttgaacccggtccggccgagtggactggcgccgtttatcacatgcaccaccgggccgcccccttCGTACAAAGCTACATacattagttttctttgttttggcaaataattggatttttctgacttgtttattattgcttttttcgaCTTTTTCTAAATGACAACGaagttttttcataaaaaaaataaataaataagcataAGCCCGAACCAAAGGACATATGACTCTGGATAGTCGAAGTCTTAATAGAGAAAGTAAGCCTCTGAATATGGGAGTTTGGACAAGAGTTTGTACGAGCATAGGTGTTGCGAACAAAGCTAGCCGCGCGATAATTTTAGGTAAGATTCAACCTAAACTCAAACTAGATAAAGAACTCGATCATACGGTTTAAAGGACTAGCTTAAGAAGAGAAGCGGGCGATATAAACACAGTGCGTAGGCCACGTGAAAAGGATAGGTCAAGACGAATaggaagtaggaaaaaagctttctttccAAAAGACGAAGCGAACGCGGCAGGTCGGAAGAGGATACAAatctttgatttgtttaaaaataaatccaaagagTATTTAATCAAGCCGCGTAAATTTTGTGGTAGTCGCCACAGTTTCATCAAagatttctcttttctctccaAACTACAAATATCATCATTTGCTGAGCGATCGAGCACGCTAAAAGGGTAAGGTGAAAAGGCAAGGCGATCGAGCAACGAAGCATAGGACCAGCAAAGTTAACCGATCCCAGTAATCACCGAACAAGCGGCGATCCAGCGAAACAGGACGTTGAATTTGTaggagaaaacaaatccaTGGAAGGCAAGGATCAAGCCAGAGAGAGCGAGACGCCGAAAGGTAAGAGCGTTTCATCGATGGTTGAGCAAGTAGAGGAACGAGCGGGGGCATCCCAAGCGCCGGAATCGAAGCCTCAAGTGGCGCAGGCGTCAGGGCGTAAACGAGCCGTCGCTCGTAAAACGAATGAGCTTACTATAGGAGATAagcgagaagaagaagaaaaagatttacGCGCGTTACAGTTGCAGCATGAGCGACAGATGCGTGAGATAGAGTTGGCACACGAGAGAGAGATGGCCGAGATGCGATTTGAATTCGAACGTAAAAGTGCGATAGCAAAACGATCATCGCGAGAACGTGTTACCAGTGAACGTAGTGACTCTTCCGAaggagaagaagaggaagaagaaggaagacGAGAAAAGGTGAATGTGCGTAAAAGTTCAAAAATACTAAGTCGGAGTCAAGTGCAAGCCAGGAAGTTTATGCCAAAAAGTCTTCCAAGCTTTGATGGGAAACTCGAAAATTGGCCGTTGTTCTATAACAGCTACAAAGACACAACTGAAGCATGCGGTTACTCGCACCTTGAAAATCTACAACGACTAAGAGAATGTTTAAAAGGTGACGCATTAGAAGCGGTAAGAAGCCGTTTGCTAGAACCCGAATCAGTTCCCGGTGTAATAGAAGACCTGCGCTGTCTATTCGGTAGGCCAGAAAGGCTACTAAAATCGTTGCTAACTAAAGTGCGAAATACTCCACCGCCCGACGCCAACAAACTTGTAACGTTTATAACATTCGGAATCGCGGTTAAGCAATTGTGCGATCATCTAAGGGCAGCGCAATTAGAAGAGCACCTAAATAATCCGCTCTTAGTAGATGAGCTTGTAGAGAAGCTTCCTGCTGACTACCAGATGCAGTGGGTACGATACAAACGATACAATTGTGGAAGGGTATTAGGCGTGTTTGCGAACTTCATCGATGAAATTATGACCGATGCGTCGGAAGTGGCAAagttcgaagaaaaaaaggatgaaaggcATAGAACACATAAACGGCAAGTGCAAGCAAACGTGTTCGCACACTCTGAGATGACAGACCAGTCCGCGAAGATGAAAACATGCTGGATGTGCAAGAGTGAGCAACATAGGGTGCGTGATTGTGACAAGTTTAAAAGCAATGCGGTTTCAGGACGACTAGAGCTAGTATCGAAGCTGAACCTATGTAAATCATGCCTTAACAGCCATAAAGGAACATGCCGATTCACCAAAAGATGCACCTTTGACAACTGTAATGAAGAACATCATCCATTATTGCACCAACAAAAAGCAGAGAATGCAAATGAAGGCTGTAATGCTCATAGAGACACAAGAAAGGAGACGATTTTCAGAGTAGTAGCAGTGACACTACGTGCAGGTGACATAACTTACGATACAACGGCGTTTTTAGATGAAGGGTCGTCGGTGACGATGTTAGAAGACGGCGTTGCAGATAAGCTACAAGTGAAAGGCGATCACGAACCATTTACCATTTCGTGGACAGCTGAAATGACACGTCGTGAAGAGAACTCGAGGAAAGTGAATATTCTGCTATCGGCTACAGGATCGCCCGAGCAGTTTGAGCTAAGAGGAATACGCACGGTGTCAAAACTCGTGATACCGAAGCAAGAATTATCGCTCACGAAGGTTAAGGCGCAATATGAGCATCTTAAAGATATTCCTATTCAAGACAAATGCGCGAAAGTTCCTAGAATGCTCATAGGTTTGGACCATCTGCATTTATTTGCGCCAATCGAATCCCGGATAGGTCAGCCTAATGAACCTATAggtgtgaaaacaaaactaggcTGGACAATCTACGGACCAAAACCAGAAAAGAAACCACAAGTCGAATATATACATTTCCACACGACCGGTCAAATCTCGAATGAAAAGTTACATGACGTGATACGAGATTGTTACAGAATCGAAGAAAGCGGAATTTCATCGGCGCGTGCAGTAGAATCAGACGACGATAGAAGAGCGCGTGATCTATTAGAATCGACAACAACTAGAATCGGAGAACGATTTAAAACAGGTCTACTgtggaaaaatggtgaaagaaACTTTCCTGAAAGCTTCACGATGGCTAAGCGGCGACTGGCTGGACTAGAACGCAAACTAATGAAAGATTCACAACTAGAACGAGCTGTGCGCAAACTGATTGATGAATATACAACGAAGGAGTACGCGCATAAGATCACGAAAAAGGAACTTGAAGAAACCCCAGCAAGCAGTGTGTGGTACCTTCCGCTGAATGTAGTCCAGAATCCTCGCAAGCCAGGGAAAATAAGATTGGTGTGGGATGCAGCGGCAACAGTTCGAGGCGTGAGCTTGAATTCGGAATTACTAAAAGGGCCCGACATGTTGTGTTCACTACCATCCGTGATTTTCCCCTTCCGTGAACGACGTATTGGATTCGGTGGTGACATTAAAGAGATGTACCACCAAATCAAAATCAGCGAAGAAGACAAACAGGCACAGAAGTTCCTGTTCACAGCTGGTAGTGGAGAAACAGACCCGCAAATTTTCGTGATGGACGTGGCGACTTTCGGAGCAACGTGTTCCCCTTGTATTGCGCAATACGTAAAAAACCTAAACGCGGAGCAACATCGGGAGCAATATCCAGAGGCTTGTGCAGCAATACAACTTCGTCATTACGTTGACGACTATTTCGACAGTGCCGATACCGTAGATGAAGCGTTGAAACTAGCGAAGGATGTAAAATACGTTCACTCGAGAGGAGGTTTTCTAATTAGAAACTGGGTGAGCAACGCGGAAACGTTCTGTACGGACATGGGTGAGGAAACGGCCAAATCAATGATCCATCTAAGTGACAAATCCGGCGAAAACGCATCTGATCGTGTTCTAGGTATGATATGggaagtgaaaagtgattgcTTTAGGTTTGCAACCCCTCAAATCATGAAACGAGACGAACATCCTACAAAGCGTATCGTGTTAGCATGTGTTATGTCTATATTCGATCCAATCGGACTCTTATCACCACTTACCATTTTAGGAAAAATGTTGGTACAGGACTTGTGGAGAACCGGGTGTACTTGGGACGAGGACATTAACGatgaagaatacaaaaaatggaaattatggAAAGAGCAGATGAATGCTATCGAAGACGTGAAGATTCCGCGATCTTACTTTGGTAATGCAGTGTCACGCGAATTAGCCGAAATACAACTTCATGTGTTTGCTGATGCAAGTGAAAACGCGTATGGTTGCGTCGCGTATTTTCGAGTCGCGATAGGAAACGAAGTTCGTTGTGCTTTAGTGATGAGTCGTACAAAAGTGGCCCCTTTGAAACAGCTAACCATTCCTCGCATGGAACTACAGGCAGCGTTATTAGGCGCTAGGCTAGCAAATacggtgaaaaataatcacaggTACTCAATAGCGAAACAATACTTTTGGAGTGACAGTCAAACCGTGTTATCGTGGATAAGATCCAACCAGCGTAAATACAAGCCTTTCGTGGCATTTCGTGTAGGAGAAATACTAGAATTATCTTCAGTGGTAGACTGGAAATGGGTTCCTACGGAAGAAAACGTCGCGGACGTGCTGACTAAGAAAATTTCGGGATGTTTCGAAAAGGAAAGTGCATGGATTAAAGGACCAAAGTTTCTCTACCAACCTGAATCGGATTGGCCGCAACAACCGAAATTATCTACAGATATCAAAGAGGAGTTACGAGCAACTCATTTGTTCCATGATGTGCGACTACAAGAATCATTTGAAGTTGTAACGAGAGTTTCGAAATGGACAGTTATGGTACGCGTGGTGGCTTGTGCAATTCGATTTATATCTAACTTGAAAAGAAGGAGAGCTGGTTACAATATCGAATGTATTAAACCAACAAAGTCTATGGAGAAAACATTGGACATTGTACAGGAAAACGCAAGAACAAGGATACAAAAGAAGGACTTAAAAACAGATGTGAAATTCATACGGGTTCCGTTGAAACAGGAGGAGTATCAGAAGGCGGAATGTTTCCT
The DNA window shown above is from Anopheles funestus chromosome 3RL, idAnoFuneDA-416_04, whole genome shotgun sequence and carries:
- the LOC125769493 gene encoding uncharacterized protein LOC125769493, with product MREIELAHEREMAEMRFEFERKSAIAKRSSRERVTSERSDSSEGEEEEEEGRREKVNVRKSSKILSRSQVQARKFMPKSLPSFDGKLENWPLFYNSYKDTTEACGYSHLENLQRLRECLKGDALEAVRSRLLEPESVPGVIEDLRCLFGRPERLLKSLLTKVRNTPPPDANKLVTFITFGIAVKQLCDHLRAAQLEEHLNNPLLVDELVEKLPADYQMQWVRYKRYNCGRVLGVFANFIDEIMTDASEVAKFEEKKDERHRTHKRQVQANVFAHSEMTDQSAKMKTCWMCKSEQHRVRDCDKFKSNAVSGRLELVSKLNLCKSCLNSHKGTCRFTKRCTFDNCNEEHHPLLHQQKAENANEGCNAHRDTRKETIFRVVAVTLRAGDITYDTTAFLDEGSSVTMLEDGVADKLQVKGDHEPFTISWTAEMTRREENSRKVNILLSATGSPEQFELRGIRTVSKLVIPKQELSLTKVKAQYEHLKDIPIQDKCAKVPRMLIGLDHLHLFAPIESRIGQPNEPIGVKTKLGWTIYGPKPEKKPQVEYIHFHTTGQISNEKLHDVIRDCYRIEESGISSARAVESDDDRRARDLLESTTTRIGERFKTGLLWKNGERNFPESFTMAKRRLAGLERKLMKDSQLERAVRKLIDEYTTKEYAHKITKKELEETPASSVWYLPLNVVQNPRKPGKIRLVWDAAATVRGVSLNSELLKGPDMLCSLPSVIFPFRERRIGFGGDIKEMYHQIKISEEDKQAQKFLFTAGSGETDPQIFVMDVATFGATCSPCIAQYVKNLNAEQHREQYPEACAAIQLRHYVDDYFDSADTVDEALKLAKDVKYVHSRGGFLIRNWVSNAETFCTDMGEETAKSMIHLSDKSGENASDRVLAFDLVDSQNIYNVMATVTISTISMLSFVN